Proteins from a genomic interval of Symmachiella macrocystis:
- a CDS encoding Mrp/NBP35 family ATP-binding protein → MADTPISEAAIIDCAGRVTDPELGRSFADAHMLTGATVEPSGDIQVQVELPTPAYPGRERITDAIAAAIKEKFPTAGPVTVDYSWKVSGKDSGGSIGLRCKNVIAVGSGKGGVGKSTVAASLAYGLHTLGARVGLMDADVYGPSIPHMLGASGQPAMVEKQGEDGETVRRIEPVVVDGLKTMSMGYLVPPEEAVIWRGPMLHGAITQFLKDTDWGELDYLFIDLPPGTGDVTLTLSQLLGLAGAVVVCTPQQVALLDAIKALKMFEKVKIPVLGIVENMSGDIFGRGGAQQASQKHNVPFLGELPIDSRIRIDADAGHLQKLFDDDSTAKPHLLKICERVAIEIAKNAQVSSQMPSLEIL, encoded by the coding sequence ATGGCAGATACACCGATTTCAGAAGCAGCTATCATCGATTGCGCCGGTCGTGTGACCGATCCCGAACTGGGGCGTTCGTTCGCGGATGCCCACATGCTCACCGGCGCAACGGTCGAACCCTCCGGTGACATTCAAGTCCAGGTTGAGTTACCGACTCCCGCCTATCCAGGACGGGAACGCATCACCGACGCGATTGCCGCCGCTATCAAGGAAAAATTCCCCACAGCGGGACCTGTCACTGTCGATTACTCCTGGAAGGTCAGCGGCAAAGATTCCGGGGGCTCGATTGGATTGCGCTGCAAAAACGTGATTGCCGTCGGCAGCGGCAAAGGGGGCGTGGGGAAGAGCACCGTTGCGGCATCGCTGGCGTACGGCTTGCACACACTCGGGGCCCGCGTGGGTTTGATGGATGCCGATGTTTATGGTCCCAGTATTCCGCACATGCTGGGGGCTAGCGGCCAACCGGCGATGGTTGAAAAACAAGGTGAAGACGGAGAAACCGTGCGCCGCATCGAGCCGGTTGTCGTCGACGGGCTCAAAACGATGTCGATGGGTTATCTCGTGCCGCCCGAAGAAGCTGTGATCTGGCGGGGACCGATGTTACATGGTGCGATTACGCAGTTTCTAAAAGACACTGATTGGGGAGAACTGGATTACCTGTTCATCGACCTGCCGCCGGGAACCGGAGACGTCACGTTGACGTTGTCCCAGTTGTTGGGTTTAGCCGGTGCGGTCGTCGTCTGCACCCCACAGCAAGTCGCGTTGCTCGATGCGATCAAAGCGCTGAAGATGTTTGAGAAGGTTAAGATTCCCGTTCTGGGCATTGTCGAAAATATGTCGGGCGATATCTTCGGCCGTGGAGGAGCGCAACAGGCTTCGCAAAAACACAACGTTCCGTTTCTGGGGGAATTGCCCATCGATTCCCGCATCCGCATCGACGCCGATGCGGGCCACCTGCAAAAACTCTTCGACGACGACAGCACGGCCAAGCCGCATCTCTTGAAAATCTGTGAACGGGTGGCAATTGAAATCGCCAAGAACGCGCAAGTCAGCTCGCAGATGCCGTCGTTGGAAATTCTTTGA
- a CDS encoding Na/Pi cotransporter family protein, with product MPFDVLFAAGGTAGTELTSIDLATLTQLIFGAVGGLGLFLLGMKNMSEGMQAVAGSGLRRMISAVTDNRYLATIVGVVVTCFVQSSSVTTVMVVGFVNGSLMTLSQAIGVIMGANIGTTITGWILVLKIGKYGLPMLGFAAFVYLFSKNDRLRYLAMTFMGVGMVFFGLELMKDSCALIKDLPAFEAAIHRFTADSAMGVVQCLLVGCILTVLVQSSSATLGITIAAATQGLIDYETAAALVLGENIGTTITALLASIGATTNARRAAYFHVIFNMVGVLWISIIFFQYVRFIPWLTFDFLPRTGAFLTGSQFVPPEKTIPNVALAIAATHTVFNIANTLVFIPFGGRFAKTMKWLVPDKGIKETPHLTNLDVRMLETPVIGIEQSRGEIIHMGEGCEKMMAWLKELIHQDTPDEQLKKKLFHREEVLDSIQDEVVVFMTNLLSANVPHEIIEEGRQQLRMADELESISDYIRSILKFDLKLRQQGHRFDEKHRADLDRLHEEAEAFLKFIVESFKARHGDVMPEAQRRASEIKRLAKKLRKQHVEWLSHEKVAPFVSVAFTSTLNSYVRVRDHALNVAEALSGEK from the coding sequence ATGCCTTTTGACGTTCTTTTTGCTGCCGGCGGAACTGCCGGAACCGAGCTGACATCCATTGATCTCGCGACCTTGACTCAGCTGATTTTTGGGGCCGTGGGTGGTTTGGGATTGTTTTTATTGGGCATGAAAAACATGTCCGAAGGCATGCAGGCAGTCGCCGGGAGCGGCTTGCGGCGCATGATCAGCGCCGTGACCGACAATCGCTATTTGGCCACGATTGTGGGCGTTGTCGTCACTTGTTTCGTCCAATCCAGTTCGGTAACGACCGTGATGGTCGTCGGTTTCGTCAACGGCAGTTTGATGACACTGAGCCAAGCCATCGGCGTGATCATGGGGGCCAACATCGGCACGACAATCACGGGCTGGATTCTCGTATTGAAAATCGGCAAATATGGACTGCCGATGCTGGGGTTTGCCGCATTTGTTTACCTGTTCAGCAAAAACGACCGTTTACGATATCTCGCCATGACATTCATGGGCGTCGGCATGGTCTTTTTCGGACTGGAGTTGATGAAAGACTCCTGTGCGTTGATCAAGGATTTGCCCGCTTTTGAAGCGGCTATTCATCGCTTCACGGCGGACAGCGCCATGGGGGTTGTCCAATGCCTGTTGGTCGGTTGCATTTTGACCGTACTTGTACAGTCCTCATCAGCCACTTTGGGAATCACGATTGCCGCGGCGACGCAGGGGTTGATCGATTACGAAACCGCAGCCGCGCTCGTTTTGGGGGAAAACATCGGCACGACGATCACAGCGCTGCTGGCTTCGATCGGTGCGACAACCAATGCCCGTCGCGCCGCTTATTTCCACGTGATCTTCAACATGGTGGGCGTCTTGTGGATTTCGATCATCTTTTTTCAATACGTACGTTTTATCCCCTGGCTGACTTTTGATTTCCTCCCTCGAACGGGTGCGTTTTTAACGGGCAGTCAATTTGTTCCGCCGGAGAAAACCATTCCTAATGTGGCGTTGGCGATTGCCGCTACGCATACCGTATTCAATATCGCCAATACGTTGGTCTTTATTCCGTTTGGCGGGCGGTTTGCCAAAACCATGAAATGGCTCGTTCCCGACAAGGGTATTAAAGAAACGCCGCACCTGACGAACCTTGACGTCCGCATGCTGGAAACTCCCGTCATTGGGATCGAGCAATCGCGCGGCGAAATCATTCATATGGGCGAAGGTTGCGAAAAAATGATGGCCTGGTTGAAAGAACTTATCCATCAGGACACGCCGGACGAGCAACTCAAAAAGAAACTGTTTCACCGCGAGGAAGTCCTCGACTCGATTCAGGACGAGGTCGTGGTTTTCATGACCAACTTGCTCTCGGCGAATGTTCCGCACGAGATCATCGAGGAAGGCCGACAGCAGCTGCGGATGGCGGACGAATTGGAATCGATCAGTGATTACATTCGCAGTATCCTGAAATTCGATCTCAAGTTGCGGCAGCAAGGACACCGCTTTGATGAGAAACATCGTGCCGATCTGGATCGATTGCACGAGGAAGCCGAGGCGTTTCTCAAGTTCATCGTGGAATCGTTCAAGGCTCGGCATGGAGATGTGATGCCCGAGGCGCAACGGCGAGCGTCGGAAATCAAACGTCTTGCTAAAAAGTTGCGGAAGCAACACGTCGAATGGCTATCGCATGAAAAAGTCGCACCGTTTGTCAGTGTCGCCTTCACATCGACGTTGAATTCGTACGTTCGCGTGCGCGACCATG